DNA sequence from the Hydrogenobacter sp. genome:
GCTGAGGAGCATCAAAGAAGAGATCACTACAGACCTAAAAGATAGGTGCTTTCTCATAAGGAATGCGAATATGAAAAGCGAAATTACGAGAGAGAGTATGGCTGATCTTCTCATACTCAAAAGCACAAAGCACACGAAAAGAAAGAAGCTCACAAGATAGACGTACTTCTTATCCTTTATAAAAAGGGATAAAGCGGATAGCGAAAATATAGAGTAAAATATACCAACTTCAAACCACCCTCCCCAGACAGGAGCGGGCTGTCCAGTTTTGTAAAATCTGTATATAACTACTGGAATTAGGATATACCCTATAGAGAGAAGCATCATGTTAAGCCTATAGAAAAACTTCTCGGATCTTCTCGCGTATCCACCGATTGGGTAAATGAACATGAAGAAGCTCCTTTCAATACCCTTATTGATGTACCAGGGCGTATAAAAAAGGGCAGATAAAAAAGTCGGAACAGCGTACATCACAAGAGGCTTGAATAAAATACCTTTTGGTAGTTCCCTATTTTTCAGCAAATAAAGAGTATAGTAAATGAGCAGTATCACGAGGAAAGCTTCAAATAAGGTTATTGATATAAAGGCTGAAAGGGAGATCAGAAAAATGACCAAGTTTATACCTTTTTTCATTCTTGCTTAATATGATAAAATAAAAAGGAGAGCTTGATTGCCTTTTGTAGTTTTTGAGGTTATAATAGGTTAGGTGGAGGCTGAATAATGGATATACAGCAGGCGCTTTACCCTAATTTTACACTTTTGTTGCAGGCGGGGTTATTTTTGATATTTATGCTACTTGTAAACTACATACTCGTAAGACCTTACACCCGGGTAATATTAGAGAGGGAAAGCGTAACGGAAAAAAATCTGGAAGAAGCGAAGAAAATCAGAGAGGAAGCTACAAAACTTTTGTCTGAAGCCACAAAAATATTGGAGGAAGGTAGAAGGGAATCTAACGCTATACTTGATAGATCCAGAAAGGAAGCCGAAAAATTGAAAGTTGAGATCCTGCAAAGAGTAGAGCGGGAAACTCAGGAGGAAATATTA
Encoded proteins:
- a CDS encoding O-antigen ligase family protein, producing MKKGINLVIFLISLSAFISITLFEAFLVILLIYYTLYLLKNRELPKGILFKPLVMYAVPTFLSALFYTPWYINKGIERSFFMFIYPIGGYARRSEKFFYRLNMMLLSIGYILIPVVIYRFYKTGQPAPVWGGWFEVGIFYSIFSLSALSLFIKDKKYVYLVSFFLFVCFVLLSMRRSAILSLVISLFIFAFLMRKHLSFRSVVISSLMLLSMVGFSFYILIKKDERFSTLYQVITGQKPLNEETLNKISSLRWQNFKAGVEVIKRDLSERNFLPLLIGHGVNPGFELEPKSQISGAYESVLFISVLIENGILGLSGIAYLYAKYYTFVMRFRLSRENIFVVPFLLTPSLIFVGSIFTGFWDALLPLYLVWFRIVEEEQKA
- a CDS encoding ATP synthase F0 subunit B produces the protein MDIQQALYPNFTLLLQAGLFLIFMLLVNYILVRPYTRVILERESVTEKNLEEAKKIREEATKLLSEATKILEEGRRESNAILDRSRKEAEKLKVEILQRVERETQEEILKAVEEIRRSLEEEKRKLEERIVEIAKLIRDKLLEEAA